The region ATGCGGCTGGTGGCGCTGGTGATGCGGCTGGTGGTGCCGGTGATGCGGCTGGTGGTGCCGGTGATGCCGCCGGTGGTGCCGGTGATGCCGCCGGTGGTGCCGGCGACGCGGCGGGCGGTGCCGGCGACGCGGGCGCGGTGGGCGGTGGCGGGGACCAAGGCGCGGGTGGTGCCGGGGACGCTAGCGGTTCGGGTGACCCAGGTGCCGGTGCCGCCGCCGGGGCTGGTGACACCGGCAGCGATGCGGGCCAGGGTCTCAACTGATCCGGCCCACCCCATGATCGGAGGCCCCGGGCGCCCTCCTGCCCCAGTGCCCGGGGCCTCCCCTTCCCTCCGCCCGCTGATGGCCCCTGATGGAATCCCGCCCGACGCAATCCCGCGGTGGTCAGGAGGGATCCGGGCCGGAGACCGGAAGCCCGGCCGCCTCCGCCGCGGTGCCGAGCACCTCGCGCAGCATGGCCGGGGTGAGCCGTCCGGTGAAGGTGTTCTGCTGGCTCACGTGGTAGCAGCCGAAGAGCGTGAGCGGCGCCCCGCCGTCGGCCGCCCGCAGTGTGCTTCGCGCGCCGTGCCCGAACACGGGCCGTGGCCGGGGCACGGACCATCCGGCCGCCTCCAGCGCGGGCAGCACGGCCTGCCAGCCGAACGCGCCGAGCACCACGGCGGACCGCACGGTCGGCCGCAGCAGCCGCAGCTCACGGGCCAGCCACGGGCGGCAGGTGTCCCGCTCTCCGGGGGTGGGGCGGTTGGCGGGCGGGGCGCAGTGCACCGGTGAGGTGATCCTGACCCCGCGCAGCTCCAGCCCGTCGCCGCGGTGGGTGGCGGTGCGCCGGTTGGCCAGCCCCAGGTCGTACAGCGCCGAGTACAGGAAGTCGCCGGCGCGGTCGCCGGTGAACATCCGGCCGGTGCGATTTCCACCGTGGGCGGCCGGTGCGAGGCCCACGATCGCCACCGAGGCGTCCGGCGGCCCGAAGCCGGGCACCGGCCGTCCCCAGTAGTCCCAGTCGGCGTAGGCCCGGCGCTTGGTGCGCGCGGTCTCCTCGCGCCACCCGACCAGCCGGGGGCAGGCACGGCAGTCGATGAGCCGTTCGTCCAGCTCGGCGAGGGTTTCGGCGCCGGGGGCCGAC is a window of Streptomyces violaceusniger Tu 4113 DNA encoding:
- a CDS encoding uracil-DNA glycosylase — protein: MTTSASAPSYPAQSAPGAETLAELDERLIDCRACPRLVGWREETARTKRRAYADWDYWGRPVPGFGPPDASVAIVGLAPAAHGGNRTGRMFTGDRAGDFLYSALYDLGLANRRTATHRGDGLELRGVRITSPVHCAPPANRPTPGERDTCRPWLARELRLLRPTVRSAVVLGAFGWQAVLPALEAAGWSVPRPRPVFGHGARSTLRAADGGAPLTLFGCYHVSQQNTFTGRLTPAMLREVLGTAAEAAGLPVSGPDPS